The Halorussus gelatinilyticus genome contains the following window.
AATCGTGACGGAGCGCGGCCGCGATGGCCGCGCCGGCGGCCAGCACCGGCACCGCGAAGAAGCCGACGACCTGCACCGTCGGCACGTCCATCCCGAACATCGGCGCGTAGACGCCGAAGAAGAGCGCGAAGAAGAGGACCGACACGAGTCCCGCGGCCGCGAACGTCACGTCGCGGTTGCGCCGCCCGAACTGGGCCACGCCCTGCGCGACCCACGCGCCCGCGATGAGGATGAACAGTCCGAACACGAGCGTCGGACTCTTCCACATCAAGACGGCGGCGGCGTCGAACACCGCAATCGACCGAATCGCGCCTTGAATGCCGCCGAGTCCCGCCGACCCGAGCGTCGTCTCCAACATCGCCAACGTCGTCTGAACGAACGTCGCAAGTATCGGTACCCCTGCGAGCCCCCACGCCGCGAGCGTCGTTTTCGTTTCACGACCTGTAGCCATCACCTACATATCTCACAGGGGGGTTTCAAAACGTTTACCCTTGCTTCGACCGCCGGAAATAACCGCAGACGGCGGAATTCGTCAGCTCCGAAACTCGTTCGAAGTGTCGAGTTTCGGGACGAGTGTGAAAACCGAAACGTGTCTCGCAGTTCGATTCGTGACGAAGCGAGCAGACGAACTACTCGACGGTTAGTTCGTCGGAGAAAGCGTCCGAGGCGGGATTTGAACCGGAGTCAGACGGTCCGGGCGTGCGGCCTGCGGCCGTTCCGGGCGTGCGACTGACGGGGTTCAAATCCCTCTGGCCGAGTGGTCGCGGCTCACGGCGAAGCGAGCGGAGACCCTGCTCGAAGTTTGATTTATCGCAGAAAGCGCCCGAGGCGGGATTTGAACCCGCGTCACAACCGTGACAGGGTTGTATGATGGGCCACTACACCACCCGGGCTTCCGAGTGCATCCTATTCTTTTGGACCACTGTATTAAGGCGTACCGATTCTCTCCGGTATTGTATTCTGTTATCACGCATCGGAATTGTTCCGTCATTCTGTACCGAGATTCGACGCATCGTAAATCGAGTGACTACGGGAGGACTCTATCTAATTCGTACTCTTTAGCCCAGTTAATCGATGGATGGTCTATTTCCGAATCGAACCGGAGTTCCATCTTCTGTTCGTTCGCTTCGTCTATCTCTACCCGATAGAGTGTCTCGCTCGCCGG
Protein-coding sequences here:
- a CDS encoding group I intron-associated PD-(D/E)XK endonuclease, yielding MGNTKDRGDETEARVINGEYRERTYYGEVDAFVVRYPASETLYRVEIDEANEQKMELRFDSEIDHPSINWAKEYELDRVLP